A portion of the Quadrisphaera setariae genome contains these proteins:
- a CDS encoding ArsA-related P-loop ATPase, whose product MIARTEARGAQPRLHVVTGKGGTGKTTVAVALALSLADEGKRVLVCEVEGRQGVSRLLGTEALPYEEVELAEGAGGGQVVGLAVEPRAALVDYLDTFHGGVLGGRGGRVSTVLDRAGAVEFIADVAPGLRDVLLVGKVYEAVRRTVDGGRAGSTSSAQPVYDAVVLDAPPTGRITRFLGIGDELAQLAVGGPIAARAASVAALLRSEQTAVHLVCLPEELPVTETLEAAAELRAADLPVGAVVANRVLTAPAEDGGAPSRVRGALRRALAPQPDLDDGGSAPADDGVEALVAALLTQNRGRAGRVAEQRRWLEVAAGAGRPVRELPDLPGGVDLEGLYRLADDLAAAPLPTPRDRPAPTGPTAPAGGAA is encoded by the coding sequence GTGATCGCACGCACCGAGGCCCGGGGCGCGCAGCCCCGGCTCCACGTCGTGACCGGCAAGGGCGGCACCGGCAAGACCACCGTGGCGGTGGCGCTGGCGCTGTCGCTCGCGGACGAGGGCAAGCGGGTCCTCGTGTGCGAGGTGGAGGGGCGCCAGGGCGTCTCGCGCCTGCTCGGCACCGAGGCCCTCCCCTACGAGGAGGTCGAGCTGGCCGAGGGCGCCGGCGGGGGCCAGGTGGTGGGCCTGGCCGTGGAGCCGCGGGCGGCGCTGGTCGACTACCTCGACACCTTCCACGGCGGGGTCCTCGGCGGCCGCGGGGGCCGGGTGTCCACCGTGCTGGACCGCGCGGGGGCCGTGGAGTTCATCGCCGACGTGGCCCCGGGCCTGCGCGACGTGCTGCTGGTCGGCAAGGTCTACGAGGCGGTGCGCCGCACGGTCGACGGCGGGCGGGCCGGCAGCACCTCGTCTGCGCAGCCCGTCTACGACGCGGTCGTCCTGGACGCACCGCCCACCGGCCGCATCACCCGCTTCCTCGGCATCGGCGACGAGCTGGCCCAGCTGGCCGTCGGCGGTCCGATCGCCGCCCGCGCCGCGTCGGTGGCGGCGCTGCTGCGCTCCGAGCAGACGGCGGTGCACCTGGTCTGCCTGCCCGAGGAGCTGCCCGTGACCGAGACGCTGGAGGCCGCCGCGGAGCTGCGCGCCGCCGACCTGCCGGTGGGCGCCGTCGTCGCCAACCGGGTGCTCACCGCGCCGGCCGAGGACGGCGGGGCGCCGAGCCGGGTCCGCGGCGCGCTGCGCCGCGCCCTGGCCCCTCAGCCCGACCTGGACGACGGCGGGAGCGCTCCCGCGGACGACGGCGTCGAGGCGCTGGTGGCGGCCCTGCTCACCCAGAACCGGGGCCGGGCGGGGCGGGTGGCCGAGCAGCGGCGCTGGCTCGAGGTCGCCGCAGGCGCCGGCCGGCCGGTGCGCGAGCTCCCGGACCTGCCCGGCGGGGTGGACCTCGAGGGCCTCTACCGCCTCGCCGACGACCTCGCCGCCGCCCCGCTGCCCACGCCGCGGGACCGGCCCGCCCCCACCGGCCCGACGGCGCCGGCGGGAGGTGCGGCGTGA
- a CDS encoding RidA family protein, which produces MGARENLASLGLELPPVAAPVASYVPTVRTGSLVFTSGQLPFVGGALPVTGLVGEGDGLVDPATAEEQARTAALNAVAALDAEVGLDAVVRIVKLTVFVASADGFTGQPAVANGASDLLADVFGEAGRHARSAVGVAQLPLSAPVELELVAEVV; this is translated from the coding sequence GTGGGCGCTCGCGAGAACCTCGCCTCCCTCGGCCTGGAGCTGCCGCCCGTGGCGGCGCCCGTGGCCTCCTACGTGCCGACGGTGCGGACCGGCTCGCTGGTCTTCACCTCCGGGCAGCTGCCTTTCGTCGGCGGCGCCCTCCCCGTGACCGGCCTGGTGGGCGAGGGTGACGGCCTCGTGGACCCCGCCACCGCCGAGGAGCAGGCGCGCACCGCGGCGCTCAACGCCGTCGCCGCGCTCGACGCCGAGGTGGGGCTCGACGCCGTCGTGCGCATCGTCAAGCTGACCGTCTTCGTGGCCAGCGCCGACGGCTTCACCGGGCAGCCGGCCGTGGCCAACGGCGCCAGCGACCTGCTCGCGGACGTCTTCGGCGAGGCCGGCCGCCACGCCCGCTCCGCCGTGGGGGTGGCCCAGCTGCCGCTCTCCGCGCCGGTCGAGCTGGAGCTCGTGGCCGAGGTCGTCTGA